DNA from Clarias gariepinus isolate MV-2021 ecotype Netherlands chromosome 23, CGAR_prim_01v2, whole genome shotgun sequence:
TGTAACAAATCTTGATGCATTTAGTCATTCATTCTAGGTTTTCCTTGGAATCTAATCCTGATGTTTCCTCCATCTTGTTCTAAACTTTTAAAGGCCAACTCTAGAAATAGTACTCTGGAATCATGGTCTAATCAttctataacaacaacaacaacaacaacaataataataataataataataataataataataataataataataaaagatgagCAGTCACAATCACAAAGATGTTCAGCAGCTAGAAGGCAGCAAGACCATCTACCCCACTGAGTGGACTGGGAGATGGAGGGAGAAGTGTGCATTTATTGGGCAGGACTTGGGAGGGGGGCTTTTGGAATTTTAGGGGGGGTGGAGGACAAAACTTAGAAAGGGAGAGGGTGAATTTACAAAGTCTTTGGCAAagtcacagtgttacagtggCTTGCTAACAGTGTGGGCTAAAAGGAGGGAGTGCCATTCAACTTAATCAGGTAGGTGTGTTCCTATGTGGTCTGTAATGTGTTAGAGGAAATTGTAAAAATACACTGTTTCATAATTTTCTTACTCAGGTTTTAATAAGGtctctttttccttcctctTTTGTAAATTTCAAGAAGGTTTTACACTCATAGGCTGCATTTTTACATATAGATGTcttatatgtatattttgtcTTTACATTACTTGGATTCAGTGAGATGTTCTGTAATTAAAAGCGTGTGTACtgtgcacatttttatttaatggacAATCTACATATGGAAATTGTTGTAGTGAAGCATAtaatctttctttgttttttttgcctgtaTCTACATTTGCATGACTGTATTGTATTAGACTTCACTCATGTTAAACtctattaattttctttatcttGTGCATATCTTACTTAATTTTGTTATCTCTTGTAATGGATTTTCTTGATAACTTATGAAGGTGAAATATCTTTTCTCCTCCAGTTTCTGGGCATCTTATATTTCCCATGATGATGCACCCAGTTTCTCTCCTGCTGATAGCAGGATTCCTGCACCTTAGTGTCGCCAACGGGGTTGACCCACTGTCCTGGTTCTACCGTATGCACCCCTTGGCTATCATGGAACCTGACAGCACCGGAGGAGATTGTCCAGCTGAGTGCGACTGCCCTCCAACCTTCCCTATTGCCATGTACTGCAACAACCGTGGCATGAAACAAATGCCATACATCCCCTCTCGAATGAAATATATCTATCTTCAGCACAATCTAATAACTTCGGTGTCAGACGAAGCATTTAAAAATGGCACCAACCTCGTGTGGGTCATGCTTCACGAGAACCAGATTGCAGAGATAGGAAAACAGACCTTTGCCAGTCTGGTGAATCTGGACCGCCTGTACTTGAGTGGCAACAACCTGAGTGAGGTGCCATCTAACCTACCTCACACTTTACGTGACTTGCGCCTCAACCACAACAAAATTGACAAGATATCGCCCAATGCTTTTGAAGGCATGGAGAATCTGACCACCTTGCTGCTTAACCACAATGCCATCCAGGACATGGGCAACACTCTGACGGGCCTGAAGTCCCTGACTTTGCTTGATGTGAGCAGAAACCAGTTGAAGAAAATTCCAAATGGCCTGCCTGCCATGCTTCACCAGCTTTATTTGGGCTCGAATTCCATTGATGCCATTCCAGGCGACTTCTTTAACCATTTCACCAACCTGCAGTATGTGCGCTTATCCCATAATGCCCTAACAGATAAGGGTATTCC
Protein-coding regions in this window:
- the fmoda gene encoding fibromodulin a, with the translated sequence MMMHPVSLLLIAGFLHLSVANGVDPLSWFYRMHPLAIMEPDSTGGDCPAECDCPPTFPIAMYCNNRGMKQMPYIPSRMKYIYLQHNLITSVSDEAFKNGTNLVWVMLHENQIAEIGKQTFASLVNLDRLYLSGNNLSEVPSNLPHTLRDLRLNHNKIDKISPNAFEGMENLTTLLLNHNAIQDMGNTLTGLKSLTLLDVSRNQLKKIPNGLPAMLHQLYLGSNSIDAIPGDFFNHFTNLQYVRLSHNALTDKGIPSNSFNVSGLVELDLSFNKLERIPTVSTSLEHLYLQANQIKEFSMGSFCSVVDVMNFSKLKVLRLEGNEITRGDVPSDSAMCLRFASEIAL